The following coding sequences lie in one Fundulus heteroclitus isolate FHET01 chromosome 20, MU-UCD_Fhet_4.1, whole genome shotgun sequence genomic window:
- the LOC105927192 gene encoding twinfilin-2 isoform X2, with translation MTLVRASASVCHRRRGRSPAERERERERERTLKTWKGSVLHERDRKLGTLTAKKMSHQTGIDATPELKQFLARARRGSIRIMKIIISNEELVLDSYREPAQSWDKDYDQFLLPLLTPQEPCYILYRLDSQNAQGYEWIFIAWSPDQSPVRQKMMYAATRATLKKEFGGGHIRDEMFGTVEDDLCFQGYIRHRSSCSSPAPLTAAEQELQRIKVTEDERRRIATPTARARVTMEFGLDKRAQTLQGLAFPLQEDAKRALQQLQQKRINYIQLRLDVEKETIELVHTKPTETHELPFRIPTDSPRYHFFVFKHSHQGQPQEALVFIYSMPGYTCSIKERMLYSSCKNRLLDEVERDYQLEVTKKMEIDSGDGLTEDFLYEEVHPMEHTLKQVFAKPRGPGGKRGNKRLIKEAGENGEEN, from the exons ATGACACTTGTACGTGCGTCTGCGTCTGTCTGCCATCGGAGGAGAGGCCGctcacctgcagagagagagagagagagagagagggagaggacgcTGAAGACCTGGAAGGGGTCTGTGTTGCATGAGAGGGACAGGAAACTGGGAACGCTCACTGCCAAAAAGATGTCTCACCAAACTGGAATTGATG CTACACCTGAGCTCAAACAGTTTCTGGCTCGCGCGAGAAGAGGCTCCATCAGAATAATGAAGATCATAATCAGCAATG agGAGTTGGTGTTAGATTCGTACAGAGAGCCGGCGCAGAGCTGGGACAAGGACTATGATCAGTTTCTGCTTCCTCTTCTCACGCCTCAGGAGCCTTGCTACATCCTTTACCGTCTGGACTCCCAGAATGCACAGGGATACGAGTGGATTTTCATCGCTTGGTCACCTGACCAGTCACCC GTGAGGCAGAAGATGATGTACGCTGCGACCCGTGCCACGCTGAAGAAAGAGTTCGGAGGAGGTCACATCAGAGACGAAATGTTCGGCACAGTGGAG GACGATCTGTGCTTTCAGGGATACATACGCCACAGatcctcctgctcctctccagctcctctcACAGCGGCCGAGCAGGAGCTGCAACGAATTAAAGTCACAGAG GATGAACGGAGAAGAATCGCAACTCCAACAGCACGAGCGAGG GTCACGATGGAGTTTGGTTTAGACAAGAGAGCGCAGACTCTTCAGGGTCTTGCATTCCCCTTACAAGAAGATGCCAAACGAGCTCTGCAGCAACTCCAGCAGAAACGCATCAACTACATCCAGCTG AGGCTGGATGTGGAGAAAGAGACGATCGAGCTGGTTCACACCAAACCGACAGAAACCCACGAGCTTCCCTTCAGGATTCCCACAGATTCCCCACGATATCACTTCTTCGTCTTCAAACATTCCCATCAAGGCCAGCCGCAGGAGGCGCTGG TGTTCATATACTCCATGCCTGGCTACACCTGCAGCATCAAGGAGCGGATGCTGTACTCTAGCTGCAAGAACAGGTTACTGGATGAGGTGGAGAGAGACTACCAGCTGGAGGTCACCAAGAAG ATGGAGATAGACAGCGGTGATGGTCTGACGGAAGACTTCCTGTACGAGGAGGTGCACCCCATGGAGCACACCTTAAAGCAGGTGTTCGCTAAGCCCCGTGGACCAGGAGGCAAGAGGGGCAACAAACGCCTCATCAAGGAGGCCGGAGAGAACGGGGAGGAGAATTAG
- the LOC105927192 gene encoding twinfilin-2 isoform X1 produces the protein MTLVRASASVCHRRRGRSPAERERERERERTLKTWKGSVLHERDRKLGTLTAKKMSHQTGIDATPELKQFLARARRGSIRIMKIIISNEELVLDSYREPAQSWDKDYDQFLLPLLTPQEPCYILYRLDSQNAQGYEWIFIAWSPDQSPVRQKMMYAATRATLKKEFGGGHIRDEMFGTVEDDLCFQGYIRHRSSCSSPAPLTAAEQELQRIKVTEDKVVWDERRRIATPTARARVTMEFGLDKRAQTLQGLAFPLQEDAKRALQQLQQKRINYIQLRLDVEKETIELVHTKPTETHELPFRIPTDSPRYHFFVFKHSHQGQPQEALVFIYSMPGYTCSIKERMLYSSCKNRLLDEVERDYQLEVTKKMEIDSGDGLTEDFLYEEVHPMEHTLKQVFAKPRGPGGKRGNKRLIKEAGENGEEN, from the exons ATGACACTTGTACGTGCGTCTGCGTCTGTCTGCCATCGGAGGAGAGGCCGctcacctgcagagagagagagagagagagagagggagaggacgcTGAAGACCTGGAAGGGGTCTGTGTTGCATGAGAGGGACAGGAAACTGGGAACGCTCACTGCCAAAAAGATGTCTCACCAAACTGGAATTGATG CTACACCTGAGCTCAAACAGTTTCTGGCTCGCGCGAGAAGAGGCTCCATCAGAATAATGAAGATCATAATCAGCAATG agGAGTTGGTGTTAGATTCGTACAGAGAGCCGGCGCAGAGCTGGGACAAGGACTATGATCAGTTTCTGCTTCCTCTTCTCACGCCTCAGGAGCCTTGCTACATCCTTTACCGTCTGGACTCCCAGAATGCACAGGGATACGAGTGGATTTTCATCGCTTGGTCACCTGACCAGTCACCC GTGAGGCAGAAGATGATGTACGCTGCGACCCGTGCCACGCTGAAGAAAGAGTTCGGAGGAGGTCACATCAGAGACGAAATGTTCGGCACAGTGGAG GACGATCTGTGCTTTCAGGGATACATACGCCACAGatcctcctgctcctctccagctcctctcACAGCGGCCGAGCAGGAGCTGCAACGAATTAAAGTCACAGAG GATAAAGTTGTGTGG GATGAACGGAGAAGAATCGCAACTCCAACAGCACGAGCGAGG GTCACGATGGAGTTTGGTTTAGACAAGAGAGCGCAGACTCTTCAGGGTCTTGCATTCCCCTTACAAGAAGATGCCAAACGAGCTCTGCAGCAACTCCAGCAGAAACGCATCAACTACATCCAGCTG AGGCTGGATGTGGAGAAAGAGACGATCGAGCTGGTTCACACCAAACCGACAGAAACCCACGAGCTTCCCTTCAGGATTCCCACAGATTCCCCACGATATCACTTCTTCGTCTTCAAACATTCCCATCAAGGCCAGCCGCAGGAGGCGCTGG TGTTCATATACTCCATGCCTGGCTACACCTGCAGCATCAAGGAGCGGATGCTGTACTCTAGCTGCAAGAACAGGTTACTGGATGAGGTGGAGAGAGACTACCAGCTGGAGGTCACCAAGAAG ATGGAGATAGACAGCGGTGATGGTCTGACGGAAGACTTCCTGTACGAGGAGGTGCACCCCATGGAGCACACCTTAAAGCAGGTGTTCGCTAAGCCCCGTGGACCAGGAGGCAAGAGGGGCAACAAACGCCTCATCAAGGAGGCCGGAGAGAACGGGGAGGAGAATTAG
- the LOC105927215 gene encoding cytokine-inducible SH2-containing protein, translated as MVARAASVLRHEEPQRSCYPQPLPPAWNPAQDLLCITTNFQYLQASGWYWGSISASQAREVLQSKPEGTFLVRDSSHPQYMLALSVKTRCGPTSVRIEYNRGCFWLDSTSPHLPQLQAFPDVPSLVQHYTTSGQTPQDLESVRPQTKPDPTQCVSKDSGVPLQLLHPLLNMQGFPSLQHLARLAINKHTNCTDQLPLPKPLLHFLRSYPFFV; from the exons ATGGTTGCCCGTGCAGCGTCCGTTTTGCGTCATGAGGAACCGCAGAGGTCCTGTTACCCACAACCTTTGCCTCCAGCCTGGAACCCAGCACAGGACCTCCTCTGCATCACCACCAACTTCCAGTACCTGCAGGCCTCAG GGTGGTACTGGGGTTCTATCTCGGCAAGCCAAGCTCGGGAAGTTCTCCAGTCCAAGCCGGAGGGAACATTCCTGGTACGGGACAGCAGCCACCCTCAGTACATGCTGGCTCTGTCGGTGAAGACCCGCTGCGGACCCACCAGTGTGCGCATAGAGTACAACAGGGGCTGCTTCTGGTTGGACTCTACGTCCCCTCACCTGCCTCAACTACAAGCTTTCCCAGACGTTCCCAGCCTCGTCCAGCATTACACCACCTCGGGCCAGACGCCGCAGGACCTGGAGTCAGTGCGGCCACAGACTAAGCCGGACCCGACGCAGTGTGTATCTAAAGACAGCGGAGTCCCTCTCCAGCTGCTGCATCCGTTGCTCAACATGCAGGGGTTCCCGTCTTTGCAGCACCTGGCGCGGCTCGCCATCAACAAACACACGAACTGCACCGACCAGCTGCCCCTACCAAAGCCTCTGCTGCATTTCCTGCGGAGCTACCCTTTCTTCGTATGA
- the LOC105927124 gene encoding rho-related GTP-binding protein RhoA-B, with protein sequence MAAIRKKLVIVGDGACGKTCLLIVFSKDQFPEVYVPTVFENYVADIEVDSKQVELALWDTAGQEDYDRLRPLSYPDTDVILMCFSIDSPDSLENIPEKWTPEVKHFCPNVPIILVGNKKDLRNDDHTRRELAKMKQEPVKPEDGRDMANRISAFGYMECSAKTKDGVREVFEMATRAALQARRGKKSNKCVVL encoded by the exons ATGGCAGCGATTAGGAAAAAGCTGGTTATTGTGGGAGATGGAGCCTGTGGGAAGACCTGCCTGCTCATTGTGTTCAGTAAGGACCAGTTTCCTGAAGTCTACGTGCCCACGGTGTTCGAGAACTACGTCGCTGACATCGAAGTCGACAGCAAACAG gttgaattagCACTCTGGGACACAGCAGGTCAAGAGGACTATGACCGACTCCGCCCACTCTCTTATCCAGACACTGATGTCATTCTCATGTGCTTCTCCATCGACAGCCCAGACAGTCTTG AGAACATCCCCGAGAAGTGGACCCCTGAGGTGAAACACTTCTGCCCCAACGTTCCCATCATACTGGTGGGGAATAAAAAGGACTTGCGCAACGATGATCACACTCGGAGGGAGCTAGCCAAAATGAAGCAG GAACCCGTGAAACCAGAGGACGGACGGGATATGGCCAACCGGATCAGTGCCTTCGGATACATGGAGTGCTCCGCGAAAACAAAGGATGGCGTGAGGGAAGTGTTCGAGATGGCGACCAGGGCTGCACTACAGGCCAGGCGGGGAAAGAAGAGCAATAAATGCGTCGTACTGTAA